One part of the Vicia villosa cultivar HV-30 ecotype Madison, WI linkage group LG6, Vvil1.0, whole genome shotgun sequence genome encodes these proteins:
- the LOC131613084 gene encoding protein CENTRORADIALIS-like translates to MARMSQEPLIVGRVIGEVLDSFTTSMKMTVSYNKKQVFNGHEFFPSSINIKPKVEIDGPDMRSFYTLVMTDPDVPGPSDPYLREHLHWIVTDIPGTTDATFGKEIVSYEIPKPNIGIHRFVFVLFKQKARDSVRATPSSRDHFNTRSFASQNDLGLPVAAVYFNAQRETAARRR, encoded by the exons atggcAAGAATGTCTCAAGAACCACTCATTGTTGGTAGAGTGATAGGTGAAGTTCTTGATTCCTTTACCACAAGCATGAAAATGACTGTTAGTTACAACAAGAAACAAGTCTTCAATGGCCATGAGTTTTTCCCTTCCTCTATCAACATCAAACCCAAAGTTGAGATTGATGGTCCTGACATGAGATCCTTCTATACACTG GTGATGACAGACCCTGATGTTCCTGGCCCTAGTGATCCTTATCTCAGAGAACACTTGCACTG gATTGTGACAGATATTCCAGGAACAACAGATGCTACATTTG GGAAAGAGATTGTTAGCTATGAAATTCCAAAGCCAAATATAGGAATACACAGGTTTGTGTTTGTTCTATTCAAACAAAAGGCAAGAGATTCAGTGAGAGCAACACCATCTTCAAGGGATCATTTCAACACTCGTAGCTTTGCTTCACAGAATGATCTTGGTCTTCCTGTTGCTGCTGTTTACTTCAATGCTCAGAGAGAAACCGCTGCAAGAAGACGCTAG
- the LOC131610976 gene encoding uncharacterized protein LOC131610976, producing MEKEFKIPPVSFASAGNPSIGDPNNQQRRVPRPPFQPNSGIPFMSFDIGSAAVSTSSGPIYSGPGIGGGSVNFDDEEPLLDELGIHPDQIWSKIRSVLNPFRVNHTVHKDADLSGPILLYMAFCLFQLLAGKIQFGVILGWIVVSSILLYVVFNMLAGRTGNLDLHTCTSVVGYSMLPVVIFSALSLFIPQGGFLGISIAAVFVLWATRASTGLVVSLTDGGDEHRGLIAYACFLIYTLFSLLVIF from the coding sequence ATGGAGAAAGAGTTCAAAATCCCGCCGGTATCTTTCGCATCCGCCGGAAACCCGTCCATCGGCGACCCAAACAACCAACAACGCCGCGTACCAAGACCGCCGTTTCAACCTAACTCCGGCATCCCTTTCATGTCATTCGACATTGGCTCCGCCGCCGTTTCGACATCCTCCGGTCCTATATACTCCGGCCCCGGCATCGGTGGTGGTTCGGTTAACTTCGACGACGAGGAGCCTCTTCTCGACGAGCTCGGTATTCACCCGGATCAAATCTGGAGCAAAATCAGATCGGTTCTTAACCCGTTTCGTGTGAATCACACTGTGCACAAAGACGCTGATCTCTCTGGTCCTATTCTCCTCTACATGGCGTTCTGCCTGTTTCAATTACTCGCCGGAAAGATTCAATTCGGTGTGATATTAGGTTGGATCGTGGTCTCTTCGATCTTGTTATACGTTGTTTTCAACATGCTCGCTGGTCGAACCGGGAATTTGGATCTACATACCTGCACCAGTGTGGTTGGTTACTCTATGTTGCCGGTGGTGATTTTCTCTGCACTGTCGCTTTTTATTCCACAGGGAGGTTTCCTTGGAATCTCGATCGCTGCGGTTTTTGTTTTATGGGCCACTAGGGCTTCCACGGGTCTCGTGGTTTCTCTCACTGATGGTGGCGATGAACATCGTGGGTTGATAGCGTACGCGTGTTTCTTGATTTACACTTTGTTTTCGTTGCTTGTTATATTCTAG